The Streptomyces sp. NBC_01353 genome contains a region encoding:
- a CDS encoding AraC family transcriptional regulator, with product MDMVGTDRDDRHGGEHDDLLSELLQPLRLTGVFDSRWHVRAPWAIEGDAEQSCAVLHYIVEGGCWITGDDRTPLELRAGDLIVFPTGTAHRLADRPDRQGIPLKAVLPERRPGTSGEIVIEGTGPESRLLCAGLHYDLSAATGLYTSLPWALVLDGAQVDREPLLRDTLRLLASPDRPVGPGDRLITLRAFEMALVLALRPLLRELADNPTSLPMLRHPGISRALVVIATRFAEPWTIDSLAREVGMSRSAFTAAFRALVGESPARHLTSRRMQEAARLLTETSVPQSAVPARVGYQSAVGFHLAFRKWFGVTPGEYRTGVSSAA from the coding sequence ATGGACATGGTGGGAACCGACCGTGACGACCGGCACGGGGGCGAGCACGACGACCTCCTGAGCGAGCTGCTGCAACCGCTCCGCCTCACCGGCGTCTTCGACAGCCGCTGGCACGTCCGCGCGCCCTGGGCCATCGAGGGGGACGCCGAACAGAGCTGCGCCGTGCTGCACTACATCGTCGAGGGCGGGTGTTGGATCACGGGCGACGACCGGACACCGTTGGAGCTGCGCGCCGGCGACCTGATCGTCTTCCCGACCGGCACCGCCCACCGGCTCGCCGACCGGCCGGACCGCCAGGGCATACCGCTCAAGGCCGTGCTGCCCGAGCGCCGGCCCGGCACGTCCGGCGAGATCGTCATCGAGGGCACCGGCCCGGAGAGCCGGCTGCTGTGCGCCGGACTCCACTACGACCTCAGCGCAGCCACCGGCCTCTACACCTCGCTGCCCTGGGCACTCGTCCTCGACGGCGCCCAGGTCGACCGCGAACCGCTGCTCCGCGACACCCTCCGCCTCCTGGCCTCACCCGACCGCCCCGTGGGCCCCGGGGACCGTCTGATCACCCTGCGCGCCTTCGAGATGGCCTTGGTCCTCGCCCTGCGCCCGCTCCTGCGGGAACTGGCGGACAACCCGACATCGCTCCCGATGCTCCGTCACCCGGGCATCAGCCGCGCCCTGGTCGTGATCGCCACGCGCTTCGCCGAACCGTGGACGATCGACTCCCTCGCGCGGGAGGTCGGCATGTCCCGCTCCGCCTTCACGGCCGCCTTCCGAGCCCTGGTCGGCGAGTCCCCGGCCCGCCACCTCACCAGCCGCCGCATGCAGGAAGCGGCCCGCCTCCTCACAGAAACCTCGGTCCCCCAGTCGGCGGTCCCGGCGAGGGTGGGCTACCAGAGCGCGGTCGGGTTTCATC
- a CDS encoding NmrA family NAD(P)-binding protein, with translation MSSEIPMRVAVVGATGFQGGAVARLLGERHHRVRTLTRRRAGDRPPLPGASFVAGDLASPKDVRRLFEGTTHAVVTMPLVYEPERVRLYARNIALAALDAGVERLVHNANTRVPQGPTTLPAFETRRIVEEVLRDSGVPLVVVRPPVYLDNLFSPWNGPALVDEGVLAFPLPESTPTAWLSHRDLAEAVYAALTVDGLDGRTFDIGGTHSLTGADLAAAFGRGLGRTVRYVQLPPAVFQRGLAQLLGPETAAGVAGIYHYMATGDDPLLLAADDGVSAEVLGVRAAPVDEWVSRQPWQVWAGDAEEQSPSAQG, from the coding sequence ATGTCCAGTGAGATACCGATGCGGGTGGCGGTCGTAGGAGCGACCGGTTTCCAGGGCGGCGCGGTGGCGCGTCTGCTCGGCGAGCGGCACCACCGGGTACGCACGCTCACCCGCCGCCGCGCGGGCGACCGCCCGCCGCTGCCCGGCGCCTCCTTCGTGGCCGGCGACCTGGCGAGCCCGAAGGACGTCCGGAGGCTCTTCGAGGGGACGACCCATGCCGTGGTGACGATGCCGCTGGTGTACGAGCCGGAGCGGGTACGGCTGTACGCCCGCAACATCGCCCTCGCGGCCCTGGACGCCGGTGTCGAGCGCCTGGTCCACAACGCCAACACCCGTGTCCCGCAGGGCCCGACCACGCTGCCCGCCTTCGAGACCCGGCGGATCGTCGAGGAGGTGCTGCGCGACAGCGGCGTCCCGCTGGTCGTCGTACGGCCTCCGGTCTATCTGGACAACCTCTTCTCCCCGTGGAACGGCCCGGCGCTCGTCGACGAGGGCGTGCTCGCCTTTCCGCTGCCCGAGTCCACGCCGACGGCGTGGCTGTCGCACCGGGACCTGGCGGAGGCCGTGTACGCGGCGCTGACCGTGGACGGCCTCGACGGCCGCACCTTCGACATCGGGGGGACGCACTCGCTGACCGGCGCGGATCTGGCGGCCGCGTTCGGCCGCGGGCTCGGCCGGACGGTGCGGTACGTACAGCTTCCGCCCGCGGTCTTCCAGCGCGGTCTGGCCCAACTGCTCGGGCCGGAGACGGCGGCCGGTGTCGCGGGGATCTACCACTACATGGCGACGGGCGACGACCCGCTCCTCCTGGCGGCCGACGACGGTGTTTCGGCCGAAGTCCTCGGGGTGCGCGCGGCGCCGGTGGACGAGTGGGTGAGCCGTCAGCCGTGGCAGGTGTGGGCCGGCGACGCGGAGGAGCAGTCGCCGTCCGCGCAGGGTTGA
- a CDS encoding alpha-1,4-glucan--maltose-1-phosphate maltosyltransferase, with protein sequence MGRIPVLDVRPLVDCGRRPAKAVAGETFEVTATVFREGHDAVAANVVLRRPSGRPGPWTPMRELAPGTDRWGAEVTPDVEGLWTYTVEAWSDPLATWRHTAKIKIPAGIDSELVLAEGAELHERAAKGVPKKGGGREAVLAAADALRDETRSAAARLAAALAPQVTEALDRHPLRELVSTSPALHLQVERERALFGSWYEFFPRSEGVKKVRGRTVPGTFRTAAERLPAIAAMGFDVVYLPPIHPIGTTHRKGPNNALSASPNDVGVPWAIGSPEGGHDAVHPDLGTIEDFDAFVARARELRLEIALDFALQCSPDHPWVEKHPEWFHHRPDGSIAYAENPPKKYQDIYPVAFDKDMDGIVAETVRVLRHWMDHGVRIFRVDNPHTKPVVFWERVIGEINRADPDVIFLAEAFTRPAMMRTLGAIGFQQSYTYFTWRNTKEELTEYLTELSGDVAAQMRPNFFVNTPDILHAYLQQGGRPAFEVRAVLAATLSPTWGVYAGYELCEGTPLRDGSEEYLDSEKYQLRPRDWESAERSGASIAPLITTLNRVRRRHPALRRLRNLTFHTTDNDAVIAYSKRSGSNTVLVVANLDPHHTQEATVSLNMPELGLDWPETVPVRDELTGETYHWGRANYVRLEPGITPAHILTLRPSPQTGGSPTS encoded by the coding sequence ATGGGACGTATTCCCGTACTGGACGTCCGCCCGCTGGTCGACTGCGGCCGCCGCCCCGCGAAGGCGGTGGCCGGTGAGACCTTCGAGGTGACGGCCACCGTCTTCCGCGAGGGCCACGACGCCGTCGCCGCCAACGTCGTGCTGCGTCGCCCGTCAGGACGCCCCGGCCCTTGGACCCCGATGCGTGAACTGGCCCCCGGTACCGACCGGTGGGGCGCTGAGGTCACGCCGGACGTCGAGGGCCTTTGGACGTACACGGTCGAGGCGTGGAGCGACCCCCTCGCCACCTGGCGGCACACCGCCAAAATCAAGATCCCGGCGGGGATCGACTCCGAACTCGTCCTCGCCGAGGGCGCCGAGCTCCACGAGCGGGCCGCGAAGGGCGTCCCGAAGAAGGGCGGCGGCCGCGAGGCCGTGCTGGCCGCCGCGGACGCGCTGCGCGACGAGACCCGCTCGGCCGCCGCGCGGCTCGCGGCGGCGCTCGCCCCGCAGGTGACCGAGGCCCTCGACCGGCATCCGCTGCGCGAACTGGTCAGCACCTCCCCCGCGTTGCACCTCCAGGTGGAGCGCGAGCGGGCGCTGTTCGGCTCCTGGTACGAGTTCTTCCCGCGCTCGGAGGGCGTGAAGAAGGTCCGCGGCAGGACCGTCCCCGGGACCTTCCGTACCGCTGCCGAACGGCTCCCGGCGATCGCCGCGATGGGCTTCGACGTGGTCTATCTGCCGCCCATCCACCCCATCGGCACCACCCACCGCAAGGGTCCCAACAACGCGCTCTCGGCCAGCCCGAACGACGTCGGGGTCCCCTGGGCGATCGGCTCGCCCGAGGGCGGTCACGACGCCGTCCACCCGGACCTGGGCACGATCGAGGACTTCGACGCCTTCGTGGCACGAGCCCGCGAGCTACGCCTCGAGATCGCGCTGGACTTCGCGCTCCAGTGCTCCCCGGACCACCCGTGGGTGGAGAAGCACCCGGAGTGGTTCCACCACCGCCCGGACGGCTCGATCGCCTACGCCGAGAACCCGCCGAAGAAGTACCAGGACATCTATCCCGTGGCGTTCGACAAGGACATGGACGGCATCGTCGCCGAGACCGTGCGAGTCCTGCGTCACTGGATGGACCACGGCGTACGGATCTTCCGCGTCGACAACCCGCACACCAAGCCGGTGGTGTTCTGGGAGCGGGTGATCGGCGAGATCAACCGGGCCGACCCGGACGTGATCTTCCTGGCGGAGGCGTTCACCCGGCCCGCGATGATGCGCACCCTGGGCGCGATCGGCTTCCAGCAGTCGTACACGTACTTCACCTGGCGCAACACCAAGGAGGAGCTGACGGAGTACCTCACGGAGCTGTCCGGAGACGTGGCGGCGCAGATGCGGCCGAACTTCTTCGTGAACACCCCCGACATCCTGCACGCCTACCTCCAGCAGGGCGGCCGGCCGGCCTTCGAGGTGCGGGCGGTGCTCGCCGCCACTCTCTCACCCACCTGGGGTGTGTACGCCGGCTACGAACTCTGCGAGGGGACCCCGCTACGGGACGGCAGTGAGGAGTACCTCGATTCGGAGAAGTACCAACTGCGGCCCCGTGACTGGGAGTCGGCGGAACGCTCGGGAGCGTCGATCGCCCCGCTCATCACCACGCTCAACCGGGTCAGGCGCCGTCACCCGGCCCTGCGCCGACTGCGGAACCTGACCTTCCACACCACGGACAACGACGCGGTGATCGCGTACAGCAAGCGTTCGGGCTCGAACACCGTTCTGGTGGTCGCCAACCTCGATCCTCACCACACCCAGGAGGCCACGGTCTCGTTGAACATGCCGGAACTCGGCCTCGACTGGCCCGAGACCGTGCCGGTGCGCGACGAGCTCACCGGCGAGACCTATCACTGGGGCAGGGCCAACTATGTGCGCCTCGAGCCGGGCATCACGCCCGCGCACATCCTCACCCTGCGACCGTCCCCGCAGACCGGAGGGTCACCCACATCATGA
- the treS gene encoding maltose alpha-D-glucosyltransferase, whose product MTVNEPVPDTFEDTPAKDRDPDWFKRAVFYEVLVRSFQDSNGDGVGDLKGITSKLDYLQWLGVDCLWLPPFFKSPLRDGGYDVADYTSVLPEFGDLADFVEFVDAAHQRGMRVIIDFVMNHTSDQHPWFLESRANPDGPYGDYYVWADDDKQFPDARIIFVDTETSNWTFDPVRKQYYWHRFFSHQPDLNYENPAVQEEILSALKFWLDLGIDGFRLDAVPYLYQEEGTNCENLPATHAFLKQVRKEIDDHYPDTVLLAEANQWPEDVVDYFGDFSSGGDECHMAFHFPVMPRIFMAVRRESRHPVSEILAKTPAIPAHCQWGIFLRNHDELTLEMVTDEERDYMYAEYAKDPRMRANIGIRRRLAPLLDNDRKQMELFTALLFSLPGSPVLYYGDEIGMGDNIWLGDRDGVRTPMQWTPDRNAGFSSCDPGRLTLPAIMDPVHGYQVTNVESGMASPSSLLHWTKRMIEIRKQNRAFGLGSYTELPSSNPAVLAFLREDGDDLVLCVNNFSRFAQPTELDLRQFDGMSPVELIGQVRFPAIGQWPYLLTLAGHGFYWFRLKARSATSRPQP is encoded by the coding sequence ATGACTGTCAACGAACCCGTCCCCGACACGTTCGAGGACACGCCCGCCAAGGACCGTGACCCGGACTGGTTCAAGAGGGCCGTGTTCTACGAAGTGCTCGTCAGGTCCTTCCAGGACAGCAACGGGGACGGCGTAGGCGATCTCAAGGGCATCACCTCGAAGCTGGACTATCTGCAGTGGCTGGGCGTCGACTGCCTCTGGCTGCCGCCGTTCTTCAAGTCCCCGCTGCGGGACGGCGGCTACGACGTCGCCGACTACACCTCCGTGCTGCCGGAGTTCGGCGATCTCGCCGACTTCGTGGAGTTCGTGGACGCGGCGCACCAGCGCGGGATGCGCGTGATCATCGACTTCGTCATGAACCACACGAGCGACCAGCACCCGTGGTTCCTGGAGTCGCGCGCCAACCCCGACGGGCCGTACGGCGACTACTACGTCTGGGCCGACGACGACAAGCAGTTCCCGGACGCCCGGATCATCTTCGTCGACACGGAGACGTCGAACTGGACCTTCGACCCGGTGCGCAAGCAGTACTACTGGCACCGGTTCTTCTCGCACCAACCGGATCTCAACTACGAGAACCCGGCCGTGCAGGAGGAGATCCTCTCGGCACTGAAGTTCTGGCTGGACCTCGGCATCGACGGCTTCCGGCTGGACGCCGTGCCGTACCTGTACCAGGAGGAGGGAACCAACTGCGAGAACCTCCCCGCCACCCACGCCTTCCTCAAGCAGGTCCGCAAGGAGATCGACGACCACTACCCGGACACCGTGCTGCTCGCCGAGGCGAACCAGTGGCCCGAGGACGTGGTCGACTACTTCGGGGACTTCTCCTCGGGCGGCGACGAGTGCCACATGGCGTTCCACTTCCCGGTGATGCCACGGATCTTCATGGCGGTACGGCGGGAGTCGCGCCACCCGGTCTCCGAGATCCTGGCCAAGACCCCGGCGATCCCGGCCCACTGTCAGTGGGGCATCTTCCTGCGCAACCACGACGAGCTGACGCTCGAGATGGTCACGGACGAAGAGCGTGACTACATGTACGCGGAGTACGCCAAGGACCCCCGGATGCGGGCCAACATCGGCATCCGGCGGCGGCTGGCCCCGCTGCTCGACAACGACCGCAAGCAGATGGAGCTGTTCACCGCGCTGCTCTTCTCGCTGCCCGGTTCGCCGGTGCTGTACTACGGCGACGAGATCGGGATGGGCGACAACATCTGGCTGGGCGACCGGGACGGGGTGCGGACCCCGATGCAGTGGACGCCGGACCGGAACGCGGGCTTCTCGTCCTGCGACCCGGGCCGGCTCACCCTGCCGGCCATCATGGACCCGGTCCACGGCTACCAGGTCACCAATGTCGAGTCGGGCATGGCCTCGCCGTCCTCGCTGCTCCACTGGACGAAGCGGATGATCGAGATCCGTAAGCAGAACCGGGCCTTCGGACTCGGCTCGTACACGGAACTGCCCTCGTCCAATCCTGCGGTGCTCGCCTTCCTCCGGGAGGACGGCGACGATCTGGTCCTCTGCGTGAACAACTTCTCGCGGTTCGCGCAGCCGACGGAGCTGGACCTGCGGCAGTTCGACGGGATGAGCCCGGTCGAGCTGATCGGCCAGGTGCGGTTCCCGGCGATCGGACAGTGGCCCTATCTGCTCACCCTGGCAGGTCACGGCTTCTACTGGTTCCGCCTGAAGGCCCGGTCGGCCACGAGCCGACCGCAGCCCTGA